From the Candidatus Bathyarchaeota archaeon genome, one window contains:
- the nth gene encoding endonuclease III: MGKSVEDFELKDRAAKIIELLEKEHPDAKIALNFSNPLELLVATVLSAQCTDEQVNAVTQKLFKKYTKAQDYANADITQLEQDIRSTGFYHNKAKNLQGLSRILVEKHSGKVPNTMEELVELPGVARKTANIVLFNAYGIIAGVAVDTHVHRLSQRLGFTQNKVQDKIEKDLMALVPKEQWMHLTDVLIFHGRRVCNAKKPKCDLCVISQLCPSAFSFGK; the protein is encoded by the coding sequence TTGGGTAAGTCTGTGGAGGATTTTGAGCTTAAAGATCGCGCGGCAAAAATCATAGAGCTTTTAGAGAAAGAGCATCCTGACGCTAAAATTGCACTGAATTTTTCTAACCCTCTAGAGTTGTTGGTAGCTACGGTTCTTTCCGCGCAATGCACAGACGAACAAGTGAACGCTGTCACCCAAAAGTTGTTCAAGAAATACACCAAAGCCCAAGACTACGCCAACGCAGACATAACCCAGCTAGAGCAAGACATACGCTCCACGGGCTTTTACCATAACAAAGCAAAAAACCTTCAAGGGCTAAGCAGGATTTTGGTGGAAAAACACAGCGGTAAAGTCCCCAACACCATGGAAGAACTAGTCGAGCTGCCAGGCGTGGCTAGAAAAACCGCCAACATTGTCTTGTTTAACGCTTACGGAATCATAGCGGGCGTTGCGGTGGATACGCATGTTCACAGGTTATCTCAACGGCTTGGGTTTACGCAAAACAAAGTGCAAGACAAAATAGAAAAAGACCTCATGGCGTTGGTGCCAAAAGAGCAGTGGATGCATTTAACGGATGTGTTGATTTTTCATGGCAGACGTGTGTGCAATGCAAAAAAACCAAAATGCGACCTGTGCGTCATAAGCCAGTTGTGCCCGTCCGCGTTTAGCTTTGGCAAGTAG
- a CDS encoding peroxiredoxin — protein sequence MSHSPHARVTPKVGEKAPSFNLPDTDLKYRKLEDFQGKKVVLAFFVGAFTKVCTMEMCSFRDSMAHLMDLEAQILGISVNDPFTNKAFAENNKLAFPILSDHSRDVIKNYNLESPDYNGLKGYSTAKRSIFVLDKNGIIRYVWISEDPNVEPDYQKIEQALKEIK from the coding sequence ATGTCACACAGTCCACACGCCAGAGTTACTCCAAAGGTAGGAGAGAAAGCACCCAGCTTCAACCTACCCGATACTGACCTAAAATACCGCAAACTAGAAGATTTCCAAGGAAAAAAAGTGGTTTTAGCCTTCTTTGTAGGAGCATTCACGAAGGTTTGTACCATGGAGATGTGTAGTTTTCGGGATTCCATGGCGCATTTAATGGATTTAGAAGCGCAAATTTTAGGCATAAGCGTCAACGACCCCTTCACAAACAAGGCATTTGCAGAAAACAACAAATTAGCCTTCCCGATTCTTAGCGACCACAGCCGCGACGTCATCAAAAACTACAACCTAGAAAGCCCCGACTACAACGGACTCAAAGGATACAGCACAGCAAAACGCAGCATATTCGTTTTGGACAAAAACGGCATAATCCGCTACGTCTGGATAAGCGAAGACCCCAACGTAGAACCCGACTACCAAAAAATCGAGCAAGCCCTAAAAGAAATCAAATAA